One genomic segment of Longimicrobiaceae bacterium includes these proteins:
- a CDS encoding creatininase family protein — MVRSPNPFLLTELSWKEVERHLQRDRRLLVPIGVCDQYGPHLPIGASTIVAEAVTGELSREFGILLAPTFPVGVNLAADRPFPGTAGAQEKTLHRLLNDVLAAWEDSGFEEFILVTAHDYDPHIEALASVSGTRARVRVIEVLGIDFSEFLDGRVEPQHGGEVLTSLMLYLRPDKVNLAQAQDFDPPNPHGEPWRIDHLPPSSSGSVGYPSRATAEKGRLIFEHILSRIRTKVLLGETISESGR; from the coding sequence ATGGTTCGCTCACCAAATCCATTCCTGCTGACGGAGCTCTCGTGGAAGGAGGTGGAGAGGCACCTCCAGCGCGACCGCCGTCTGCTGGTACCGATCGGCGTGTGCGACCAGTATGGACCTCACCTCCCCATCGGCGCGAGCACGATCGTCGCCGAGGCCGTCACCGGCGAGCTGTCCCGCGAATTCGGCATCCTCCTGGCTCCCACCTTCCCCGTGGGCGTGAACCTCGCCGCCGACCGCCCCTTCCCGGGCACTGCCGGAGCGCAGGAAAAGACCCTGCACCGCCTCCTGAACGACGTGCTGGCCGCGTGGGAAGACAGCGGATTCGAAGAATTCATCCTGGTCACCGCGCACGATTACGATCCCCATATCGAAGCGCTGGCCAGCGTGTCGGGAACGCGCGCCCGCGTTCGCGTGATCGAAGTCCTGGGAATCGACTTTTCGGAGTTCCTGGATGGGCGCGTGGAACCACAGCACGGCGGGGAAGTGCTCACTTCTCTGATGCTCTACCTTCGTCCCGACAAAGTCAACCTCGCGCAGGCACAGGACTTCGATCCCCCGAATCCGCACGGCGAGCCGTGGCGGATCGACCATCTCCCCCCGAGCAGCTCCGGCTCGGTCGGTTATCCCTCGCGCGCCACGGCGGAAAAGGGCCGGCTGATCTTCGAGCACATTCTCTCCCGGATCCGGACCAAGGTCCTCCTCGGCGAAACGATTTCCGAGTCCGGGCGCTGA